The following are encoded together in the Mycteria americana isolate JAX WOST 10 ecotype Jacksonville Zoo and Gardens chromosome 2, USCA_MyAme_1.0, whole genome shotgun sequence genome:
- the GJC2 gene encoding gap junction gamma-2 protein encodes MTNMSWSFLTRLLEEIHNHSTFVGKVWLTVLIVFRIVLTAVGGESIYSDEQSKFTCNTKQPGCDNVCYDAFAPLSHVRFWVFQIIMISTPSVMYLGYAIHRIARSAEEEKKFKGFKKKKQFALNWQAVRNMEDPMEADEEEPMISDDTAEKEKAKAKPKSKEQQKHDGRRRIQQEGLMKIYVFQLLTRASFEVCFLIGQYLLYGFEVEAYYVCNRVPCPHTVDCFVSRPTEKTIFLLVMYVVSCLCLLLNMCEMFHLGFGTIRDAIRNRKINSFRQPPYNYAYPKNISCPPEYNLVVKSEKSTKIPNSLMAHEQNLANVAQEQQCTSPDENLPPDLSTLHKHLRVAQEQLDIAFQSYSSTQANTQPSRTSSPASGGTVVEQNRANTAQEKQGAKPKACLEKGSSSSKDGKTSVWI; translated from the coding sequence ATGACCAACATGAGCTGGAGCTTTCTAACCCGCCTGCTAGAAGAGATTCACAATCACTCCACCTTCGTGGGGAAGGTCTGGCTCACCGTGCTCATCGTCTTCCGCATTGTCTTGACAGCGGTGGGAGGGGAGTCCATCTACTCCGACGAGCAGAGCAAGTTCACCTGTAATACCAAGCAGCCCGGCTGCGACAACGTCTGTTACGATGCCTTTGCGCCGCTGTCACACGTCAGGTTCTGGGTCTTCCAGATCATCATGATATCCACCCCTTCAGTCATGTACCTGGGCTATGCCATCCACAGGATCGCCCGGTCGGCGGAGGAGGAGAAGAAGTTCAAGGGATTCAAGAAGAAGAAGCAGTTTGCTTTGAACTGGCAGGCAGTGCGCAACATGGAGGACCCGATGGAGGCTGATGAAGAGGAGCCCATGATCTCTGACGacacagcagaaaaggagaaagccaAAGCCAAGCCCAAAAGCAAAGAGCAACAAAAGCATGACGGGAGGAGGCGCATCCAGCAAGAAGGACTGATGAAAATCTACGTCTTCCAGCTACTTACCAGAGCTTCGTTTGAAGTTTGCTTTTTGATAGGGCAGTATTTGCTCTACGGTTTTGAGGTAGAAGCCTATTACGTCTGCAACAGAGTCCCTTGCCCTCACACTGTGGATTGCTTTGTGTCCCGGCCAACAGAGAAGACCATCTTTCTCCTGGTGATGTATGTCGTGAGCTGCCTGTGCTTACTTCTGAACATGTGTGAGATGTTTCACCTGGGGTTTGGGACCATCCGAGATGCCATTCGTAACCGGAAAATCAACAGCTTTAGGCAGCCTCCCTACAACTATGCCTACCCAAAGAACATCTCCTGCCCTCCTGAGTACAACCTGGTAGTGAAATCAGAGAAGTCCACCAAGATTCCCAACAGCTTGATGGCTCATGAGCAGAACTTGGCTAACGTCGCTCAGGAGCAGCAGTGCACCAGCCCAGATGAGAACCTCCCGCCAGACTTGTCCACCCTGCACAAACACTTGCGAGTGGCTCAGGAGCAGTTAGACATAGCATTTCAGAGCTACAGCAGCACCCAGGCCAACACGCAACCTTCTCGAACCAGCAGTCCTGCCTCGGGTGGCACGGTGGTAGAGCAGAACCGGGCCAACACCGCCCAGGAGAAACAAGGTGCTAAACCCAAGGCCTGCTTGGAGAAAGGGAGCTCAAGCAGTAAAGATGGAAAGACGTCTGTATGGATATAG